The genome window GGCACCCCCAACGGCAAGGTCACCTTCCTGCAGGCCGTCGGCGTCACCGCGGAGGAGAAGGGTGCCATGACGGAGAGCAGCACCGCGCAGGTGCTGCAGACGCTCGCGGCCGGCAATCCACTGCTGGTGACCGATCCGGCGCGAGCCGTATGAGCCGATCGTCACTGTTGTGGGAGCCGGCATGGTGACGGCGACCGTCCGTGAGTGGCACGACGAGGAAGGGTGGGGGGTGCTCGACTCCCCGGAGACACCCGGCGGTTGCTGGGCCCACTACTCCCACATCGAGATGGAGGGGTTCCGCAGGCTGTCGCCGGGACAGCGGGTGGACCTCCAGTGGGAAGCCCCCGGCTTCAAACAGGACGGCTACGACTACCGGGCAGTGAGCATCGTGCCTCGGTCGGCCTGACATCCACACCTGACAGCCGGGGCGCCGCAGGATCCTTCTCCGGGATCACCCTTCAGGTCTGCTCCCCCTGTGGGCCCTGCGGCACTTGCGCCGCGGGGCCCGCAGACTGGCCCGCCGCGCCGGAGGTTCACGGGCGTGATCACCGGCGCCGAAGCAGCTCCCGGCCGCAGTCGCTCCGTCGACCTCGGTACGCGGTGCCCGCCGTGGTCATTCATCGGCGCCGGGGCGGGACGGTCGGTACCGGGCGCCCCGGCACCAAACACTTCCATCACCCCCGAGTCGGCGACCTCACCCTCGGCTACCAGTCCATGCAGCTCGAAGGCACCCCCGGTCACCGCCTTGTCGCCTACTACGCCGACCCGGCGAGTCCCGACCACGACGCCATGGTCCTTCTCGACATGCTCGGCACCCGGCACGCCCCCGAAATCTGCAGCCCAAAGCAACGGCACAGAGCAGCGAAGCCA of Streptomyces cynarae contains these proteins:
- a CDS encoding MmyB family transcriptional regulator, with amino-acid sequence MVIHRRRGGTVGTGRPGTKHFHHPRVGDLTLGYQSMQLEGTPGHRLVAYYADPASPDHDAMVLLDMLGTRHAPEICSPKQRHRAAKPGELGVGSAEFAGAAVAADEQTEVAGSLVGDVGRYSVVVAAPLGSGLG
- a CDS encoding cold-shock protein, whose protein sequence is MVTATVREWHDEEGWGVLDSPETPGGCWAHYSHIEMEGFRRLSPGQRVDLQWEAPGFKQDGYDYRAVSIVPRSA